In Ipomoea triloba cultivar NCNSP0323 chromosome 15, ASM357664v1, one genomic interval encodes:
- the LOC116006282 gene encoding protein MIZU-KUSSEI 1 — translation MKHEHLHATTLAAALPRATSCKSSKKIIPANHYQRSTSVYHDTSEDFSDRLLVRKGGAGGGSPVELRRLGKTRSGGVSALLRSLLSIISFPAILPTCRWLNIPTQLTLTAPALGRKVTGTLFGHRRGHVSFAVQDDPRSEPAVLIELAVSTSALVKEMSSGLVRIALECEKSAPPPPSRAGGGGGRHVKLFQEPVWTMYCNGRKCGYAQSRTCSPSDWHVLSTVQSVSVGAGVIPVVEDAEKNGGASEGELLYMRARFERVVGSRDSEAFYMMNPDGNGGPELSIFLLRI, via the coding sequence ATGAAACACGAACACCTTCACGCCACTACTCTCGCCGCCGCCTTGCCGAGAGCCACCAGCTGCAAGAGCTCCAAGAAGATAATTCCGGCGAATCATTACCAGCGATCCACGTCTGTGTATCATGATACGTCGGAGGATTTTTCCGATAGGTTGTTGGTCCGGAAAGGCGGCGCCGGCGGGGGATCGCCGGTGGAGCTCCGGCGGCTCGGTAAGACCAGGAGCGGCGGCGTTTCCGCGCTTCTCCGGTCGCTTTTGAGTATTATATCGTTTCCGGCAATCCTTCCGACGTGTAGATGGCTTAACATACCGACGCAGTTGACCTTAACGGCGCCGGCGCTCGGCCGGAAGGTTACCGGGACGTTATTCGGCCACAGGAGAGGCCACGTCAGCTTCGCGGTCCAGGACGATCCCCGGTCCGAACCGGCGGTTCTGATCGAGCTGGCCGTTTCCACGTCCGCCTTGGTGAAGGAGATGTCGTCGGGGCTCGTTAGGATCGCGCTCGAGTGCGAGAAATCCGCTCCGCCTCCGCCCTCACGCGCCGGCGGGGGCGGTGGGCGGCACGTGAAGCTATTTCAAGAGCCGGTGTGGACCATGTACTGCAACGGGCGGAAGTGCGGGTACGCGCAGTCGCGGACGTGCTCGCCGTCGGACTGGCACGTGCTGAGCACCGTGCAGAGCGTGTCCGTCGGCGCCGGAGTGATTCCCGTGGTGGAGGACGCCGAGAAAAACGGCGGCGCGTCGGAAGGAGAGTTGCTGTATATGAGGGCGCGGTTTGAGCGAGTTGTGGGAAGCCGTGACTCGGAAGCGTTTTACATGATGAACCCCGACGGCAACGGCGGGCCGGAACTCAGTATATTTTTACTCAGGATATGA